In Carassius carassius chromosome 2, fCarCar2.1, whole genome shotgun sequence, the DNA window CTGAGTATGACTCTAGAGTCAAGGCCATGGAAGTGGATGAGAGGCCTACAGAGCAGTACAGTGACATTGGTGGCCTTGACAAACAGATTCAAGAGGTAATGAAGGAGATCAATGACAGTATTGTAGACAAAACAttagttgatttattttttaactaactGCTTCTCTTTTTGCAGCTGGTGGAAGCAATTGTTCTGCCCATGAACCACAAAGAGAAGTTTGAGAATCTGGGGATCCAGCCACCGAAGGGAGTTCTGATGTACGGACCACCAGGCACAGGGAAGACCCTGCTGGCCAGAGCCTGTGCAGCCCAAACAAAGGTGCAGAGTCTCTGAGCAAAAGAGAACCATTAGCGCTAGGGCGGGGAAAAAATCACAGTCTGAAGTTTTATTTTTCCTGATAAAATTATGATTTCTGTTGCTTACTGTTCTAATATTTCacagaaaatgtaatgtttaagaaaaacaaatattttacagtacaattacCAGTAACTGTATTACTATCCCTCCcttcattttcaaatgttaaaaaatctaacatttattttgatgcaaaACTGCAGGGACCATTAAAGCATCTCATTTGTTTACAACAGCCCATTTATAAGCACTTCTAACTACAAGTATTGTTTGGTGAATGTTGCATTCCCAAATGCAGGACAAAAGCGACCCAAACTCAGAGCAGTGTCTCGAAGACACTGAAAACTTGATCATGAGCTGCTTGAGTGAAATAGTGCTTCACTCTATAAAAAAACATCacgttaattttaatttatttatgtcctTTGCGATTTGCAGTTATTTACCCTATGACACTTCCTATCAGTGTATTTAGAGAGTGCTTGACTTGAACAGCTAAATTGAAGTCTGCTTTTGCGCTGGTGCTGTTTGTTACATTTCAGACATTAGTTCTagtaaaaatgcaatgtttttggaAGTGGCAATAATAATGGAAAAGTAATTGTTcttaataaaatctataataatttgtttaaaaattaccCTGATAAAATGGTGTTCCAAGGTATAAATATATGGTCATCAACTAAAACAATACCAGTTTTTTTACCTAAAAAAAGTTTACATAGGCACTTTTAACAAGGACCTATATGGCAATTTAAATTAAGCTGTCGATCTGcagcaaatacatttttgttacatAATGTGATcaggaaataaattaaaattaagtatATTCCCAAAAACTGGtatctgttaaaataataataataattaaaagtacCTTTGGGAAATTTTCAGGGGACACATGTGCTCCAGTAATGATCAAACTCTAAAAATAGCTCCTATTATGGTGAGCAGTTAAATTGGTCTTTGATTTATAGTGTGCCCTTTTGGGGGGTACAAATAACGGAAATTTGTCCCGAGCAGAAATTAAGATTGAAACCCCTGCACTACAGTTTTTGTGTTGATGCATCAAACTTTACCTTAAGTTATTCTTTTACTGTCTTTTCTCAGGCAACATTTTTGAAGTTGGCTGGCCCTCAGCTGGTGCAGATGTTTATTGGTGATGGTGCCAAACTGGTACGGGATGCATTTGCTCTCGCCAAGGAGAAAGCTCCCTCCATCATCTTCATTGATGAGCTGGACGCTATCGGCACCAAGCGCTTTGACAGTGAGAAGGCCGGAGACAGAGAGGTGCAGAGGACCATGCTGGAGCTGCTCAATCAGTTAGACGGCTTCCAGCCCAACATGCAAGTGAAGGTAAACACTTGAACCCATATGCAACTCTATCATAATCATGGACCTGTCAGCctcaagttaaattttttttttgtgtgacccCCAAGGTGATTGCTGCCACTAACAGGGTGGATATCCTCGACCCAGCTCTGCTGCGTTCAGGGCGTCTGGATCGTAAGATTGAGTTCCCCATGCCCAACGAGGAGGCTCGGGCTCGCATTATGCAGATCCACTCACGCAAAATGAACGTCTGGTATGGAACATTTGTTCTTTTGTGTCTTAATTGGTCTTGGCTGTTGttattagtaaatatattttactgttaGGTTGGGCATTTGCTTTTAAatggtcattttgtgtttttgcacATACACTGATGAGACCGTTGCAGTGGTAGAGCACACAGTTATTGTAGACAAGACATGAAGTAAAGGACACAAAACAAGAGCTTTCAGAGCTTATATAATGATTTATTGCGGTTTTATTCGATTGCATTGCAGTCATTTTTCTGTTCTATCTGTAAAACTGAAGTGCAACTGCTATGCAAATTTGATTTATAATTCTCTTACACAAACTACTCTTGTTACTCATGTTCTTCCCCATAATTTATTTCATGACTGTATCTTCCACTTCTTTGTGTGCTGTAGTCCTGATGTAAACTATGAAGAATTGGCGCGCTGTACCGATGACTTCAATGGAGCTCAGTGTAAAGCAGTTTGTGTTGAAGCTGTAAGTATGCAGTATgcagactttatttatttatttatgtaaggattttcaaataaacacttcATCAAAACaatcagacaaacaaacaaaatatctgACAATACCTGACAAAAAGAGATTTTTGTTTGAAAAACAGAATCTGAGTCAAAAAGACACCATTTAATGCACCACTTAAatacttgtttttttcttttgggagTAGTCATTGCTCCTGTTTGTTGTTATTGCACGTTACCTATATGTGTCTCGTTCGCTTTTGTGTTAGGGTATGATTGCTCTGCGCCGTGGGGCCACTGAACTTAACCATGAGGACTACATGGAGGGCATTCTGGAGGTCCAGGCGAAGAAGAAAGCCAATCTGCAGTACTATGCTTAGCCCAgtgaaggagtgtgtgtgtgtgtgtgtgtgtgtgtgagagagagagaaatagtgtGAAAGTAGTCCAACAGCAGGATCAGGTAAACCTGTTCTACTGGgatccagaactgttctgagtaaTTACCTGCTTCTGAGGGAGACAGATCAGCTGAAATCAGACTGGACCGCCTCCCAGTGATGACTTGTGGAATATTTCTCAATTAACCTCTGTTTGTCTTTCAGTTCATTAAAACACAAACCTTTTTTCCAGTATTTGTGCGTTTTCTATGAAGGTGTCAAGTGTTGTTTCTATAGATCTCCattgtttttcctgttttattaatGATGGAAAAATAGACAGTGAATAATCCTAGTTTTGTAATCAAGCTCTTTCAtttgtgtaatttctgcaccacAAGTGTAAAATGTAATTGCAAAAGTGACTGTCTACAAACGCTCCCAATCTGCCATTGCTCATACAGTTAGTCCCGTCCCAAATTCATCCCATTGGTTTCGCCAATGGTATTGTCAGGCTGGTAGAGATCCTCAGAGGAACGGCAATGTTTTAATAGTGCTGAAGTATTTAAACCTTTCATAGGAATCAATTTACATTGCTGGGTTTGAAGAATGTATTTAAACTTTTTCTTTctagttttattttatacttGTACATTTTAAGTACAAAAATGCATGCCTGCTGTACTGAAAGTCACTGATATGGCTAAACAGGCTCTCAAAGTTTTGTGACATGTAAAAATGTTTGCACAGAAAGTAATATCATACTAAAGATGTTCAGAATTCAACAACATGCCACTGTGCAGTTTGAATTGATGGCATCATAATGTTGGGAGATGCTGCTGCATGGAAGATCATCGTTACTTTTCAGGCTCAATGTCATGGGAAAATCTGATCCTGTCTGTTTATCAGTTCCCACACTGGCATATTGTTTTCTTGAGTGGGGTGAAGTTCATGCTAAATCTCTCGGATGAATGGAAAGAATAATCCAATTTTCACAGTCACAGAAAACACAGTGAACATGTTTAGTGCCACGATGTAACTTCATCTGACACAGAACTTGACCAAAGGGCCAGTGGTAGCCCAGCGCTGTGTACACCGCCCACAACGGCAGGGTCATGACAAAGGCCAGGTCAGCCAATGCTAGAGTGGCTAGTAAAgacccttcaaaataaaagtgcttcacaatgccattgaagaaccttttttgtctaaatggttccataaagaacctttaacatcttaaGAACCTTTCtctttcacaaaaggttctttgtgacaaaaaaaggttcttcagattataaaaaggtaaggaagagatggttctttaaagaacctttgaatgGTTTGTTGTGGAACCAacaatggttcttctatggcatcgctgtgaagaaccttctGAAGCACCTTCATTTTTAAGACTGTACTGTAGGGGTAAGGAGATGGATCAGGTGTCTGGGAAGATTTGGAATTGCTTGGGCCTCTCGCTCGGCGGTCCAGGTACACCCATAGCACCAAGCCGTTACCCAGGGAGCCCACGACAAACACCAGGGGGTACACACTTGGAATCAGCACCCCGGCTGCAGACCATTCTCTGTAGTCACATGagggagatggagagagtgaaggGAAGAACAGAGACCCAGACATCTGAGAGCCACACTTGCACCTAGTGCAGAAAGCAAGTGGATGACATGAGCAGGAAAGAGAACTGAAGAGTTTATTTTAAAGGGCTTGAGAGGGGAAGAATGGTTTGAAAAAGAAATGCTGCTTTATAAACTGATGATGGGAGCACTTGTGTTTGCTCTGGGTtcttgtttgttctgtttttagaTGTTTCCCACAAATAAGTTGAAAGAGTCAGTGACTTTCCTCCTCAATCCTGTTTCATTTCAGTGGGATATCACTTACAGACAAAAGTTATTGGAAGCTGTGAATTTAAAAAACAGATGAAAAAGAATTTCCCATATAATTTCTGGCTGTCACATACATTCTCAACCCATAAATTGCCATCTTATACATTGCCAGGCCAAAAAAAGATTAGAACATGGACATGGGATACTTCTTCCAATGTGGttgtttaacaaataaaaagCTTCACACTGTATCAGATGGGTCTAAAAGAACTTTTGCCAAACGTATAACATGCCAGAAGCATAATCCATGCAATAAAGATCCAATAACTCCTAAGTATTTGCTTGTTTAAATAcaaacatggatttttttttaaatcttattttactCAGGCAGAGTATGTTATACTTGGACATAACTAATCCATGTCAGGAAATACAAGCACttccaaaaataattttttgttgtcGTTTTGTTTACAAATCTAGAGATGTACATACTACATGCATAatgaaaaacagtaataaaatctATCCCAGAAAAGCAATGCTTCTCTATCACACCTCAGGTGCACATACAATAAGAAACAAAGCATCTCATACCTATTTTTCTTAAGAGTTATCCTCTGCTTCTGTTAATAAATGTGCCCAGCTTCCTCTTCTGTGTGATTTGTCTCTATGGTTTCAGATTATCTTTTTAACCCTTGAGCGCTCCTCATTTGAGAGTCACACCTCATGGTTTTCATGGTCAAAAGTGACCAGATACCTGAAacgtaacctttttttttttcagtataatcaatccaatatatttttgttcaataatatttttttcttttgtattctgGGGAATTTCATGCttctaattaatatttatgcaataattatgataaatttttcccattaaaaaaagttttttttccctattatttttcaattaaaacagTATATCAGATTAAAATAGAGACTAGGCCAGTCCAGTTTTTGAAGGCAGAATAGCACCTCCTGGTGAGAGCAAAAAAAGAGAAACCTGTAATTTCATGGTGTAACCACTAGATCCCCGCACAGGACTCTGTAGAGGCTTGTGAATTCCCCAGTTGTTTTTAATAcataattgtttacttttattagattgtgtgtttaaatgtatattaaggcATTCTCAAAGactactttttgtcaaggtgtagtttttttagcattattattactacattcaaAGCTGATCATGAAAAGTATTTTgttacacaaaacattaaaattctataaaaatgtataaaaaatgacCAGGAATGGTTTATCCTTCTGATCTGATTTGAATCTCTTATTTCAGTTTTCTGACTCAAATTGGCTATAGTCCTACCAATTCATTTGAGTATGTataattctgtatgtgtgtgtctttgagtgtaagtaagtgtgtgtgtgtgtgagtggatgtaTCCGTTttacactcttgatgttttagtgTGTAACCCCTTCCTTGTTGTCcacttttttcagcattgtagttgaattattgattttattttacatagttgCAGTGTTACAGTCACACAAGTTcgtaggtgtgtatgtgtgtgtacaagtGTGTGTCTGCGCGTGTgagtgatgtgttgattttgcactCTAGATGTTTTAGTTTCACCCTTTCATTGCTGTGCAATTTTTTTCTGCGTTGTGGGGGATTTGTAGATTGTACACATAAAAATTTTCTGTATtttgaaatttagattttttcGATTTACGACCACTTATTAGCTTTTTTGAATCAGAAATGACCGCACACATTTAAAAGAAGGACATAAGTTACTGTGTATCCATGCttttctctttatctctctcagcATCTTCCCCAGAATCAAATGTTTTTCATGTCTCACCCACTGAGAAGTGTCTACTCTTTAAAGACCCTCTTCGTGTCCATTCCCTTTTCTGTTCTTCCCTCCTCTTCTCTCATAGGACCACCCCATAGCAGTTTTGTGAGATCTCCAAGTAGTTCCAGAGACATTATGTGTGGCCCAATGTTGTACTGACTGTGTTCACTGAATCGCTCTGCAGGGTGATTTTATACCAAGAAAAGTGAGAGTAAGACCTGTACATTTGCATACATATATCAACACATGCCTGAACGGTTTGAAACAtctttacctaaaaaaaaaaaaaatacccaggATTGGaaattcattttatataataatcacCATGTATCTACATTTCTGAAGTTTTAAAGTAACAATTTCTCATCAATTTCATGCTGTTAATTTCTAAGAATACAATGAGGAACTTGCTATACTTTATAATTTTCTGTCAAATCTTATTTCTGAGTGCTTCTTCCAGTATTGGTCTGGACAAGAGACTTACAAAAAACTTTCATATGGTGGCTTgcagaaaataaacaataaacatgccATATCAAACATGGCAAATTTAATGTACAATATTATGTTAATATGTTTGGAAACATATTTTAGATTATAACAGATTATTCCACAAAAAAAATCAGTCTCACATAAACTTATGCACATTTATGTGAACTATTCCTCTGTCTCAGTTTAACTAATAAATTCAATGTGATGGTTCTGTTTGAGCAGTCTGAGTCTTGTGTTGTTTAAACTCAGGGATTCCCTATTGTGGGCTTTGTGTGATACTCTCAATAAGAATGAAAATGGTCTTTTGTCTTGAAGAAAAGCTATGATGCAATGCAATCTATGAAATcaatgcaaatattaaaaaatgcaaCTGTATAACTTTTGTTCTCTCTAACTAACATAATGAATATTTACAGAGGACAATAGCCAGGAGATGAGATAATGCTCACAGAGACTTTTATTAGCAGCGGTAGAAGCAGATTAATTTTCCTGTTTGCATCTTCATTTGAAATAGTCTAGAccaattaatcaataaaaaaaaaataaaaaaaaacattgagccaGTGGGAGGCCCACCCTAAAGATTTCATCCTGTGACAGCCCTAGTTAGGCTACTGCATTGCTTATGTAGAATATACACTTAACACTTCACACTATCTCCTCAACGCCAGAGAAACGCTCATATATTTTACTCTCTTGTTCCTAACTGATCTCAGCTGTACAAATAGTGAGGGCAAGgtcggactggccatcgggagcaccgggacatttcccggtggcctggtaGTCATTCTGGTCTGCCGggtgccgctgtgcagtcgatcagtctgacgtgcaataggctgttaTGCCACTGTGAATTAATTGACggacttatgaatctacgaatcaggcgatcgcggagtgaaaatgaaaccaccacatgaccaaacatcagcgaagcactgcctaattggctatatccagaggcaggctttatcttagaaaatcgcgcaaaaatggagccgtaaacgcaaaggaggagcagagagggaatgtataaaaatgagaaaagccctggccacagacgcaaaTTGCTGcgaaatcccagccatgttcgccagtaagggagcaggtcggtcataattacatttatatttactagggatgggacggttcactAAAAAAACCTTAACCGTTCAgttctccacacacggttcggcacgcgctgggaccgctgttcaacttaaatctgacaaagcatctgtaatatggtttactataaataacacgtaaaacaaacagggttcatctaatatatgtttctgttgatggaagcgcattctggattcccacacattacaacagcgatgaaaaataCCTCTACAAATCATTCGGTCTTGTTCAATACCAATAcaaacactgtatcagtgcattctcttaaagtgacagtctttatattaaacagcaacaacaaagaaatcactcactgctcctgatttaaaagcttttttaactttaataaagaataatctttattaaaaaattaaaaaatctaatttcagttaggaacctaggtgtgctatttgatcgcaatctttccttagaaagccacgtttctagcatttgtaaaactgcatttttccatctcaaaaatatatctaaattatggcctatgctctcaatgtcaaatgcagaaatgttaatccatgcatttatgacctcaaggttagtttattgtaatgctttattgggtggttgttctgcacgcttagtaaacaaactacagctagtccaaaatgcagcagcaagagttcttactagaaccaggaagtatgaccatattagcccagtcctgtcaacactgcactggctccctatcaagcatcgcatagattttaaaatattgctgtattacttataaagccctgaatggtttagcacctcagtatttgaatgagctccttttacattataatcctctacgtccgctacgttctcaaaactcaggcaatttgataatacctagaatatcaaaatcaactgcaggcggcagatccttttcctatttggcgcccaaactctggaataacctacctaacattgttcgggaggcagacacactcttgcagtttaaatctagattaaagacccatctctttaacctggcttacacataacatactaatatgcttttattgtccaaatccgttaaaggatttttaggctgcattaattaggtaaaccataaccggaaacaattcccataacaccctatgtacttgctacatcattagaagaatggcatctacgctaagatttgtctgtttctctcttattccgagatcactgtagccaccagatccagtctgtatccagatcagagggtcactgcagtcacccggatccagtacgtatccagaccagatggtggatcagcacctagaaaggacctctactgccctgaaagacagcggagaccaggacaactagagccccagatacagatcccctgtaaagaccttgtctcagaggagcaccaggacaagaccacaggaaacagatgattcttctgcacaatctgactttgctgcagcctggaattgaactactggtttcgtctggtcagaggagaactggccccccaactgagcctggtttctcccaaggtttttttctccattctgtcaccgatggagtttcggttccttgccgctgtcgcctctggcttgcttagttggggacacttcatctacagtgattatcgttgacttgattgcaaataaatgcacagacactatttaactgaacagagatgacatcactgaattcaatgatgaactgcctttaactatcattttgcattattgacactgttttcctaatgaatgttgttcacttgctttgacgcaatgtattttgtttaaagcgctatataaataaaggtgacttgacttgactttaatttatagtccaaaatgcaatgctgttttacatttgattactttatttaatttctgtacctaaaaaaaaccctgaaagtcagtttattttatttgtatctttactctattgtatttatttgtgctgttgcatattattaagaatattctatagaatattcttaataatatgatgatatatatattcttttaaagtatagtttttccataaacatagcacatacatattacaaatgtatataatgatggatgttttaaaagagcatcttaatgaaaaactagcacactgttttacatatgaagatacagtatttttttagtgcaaAAATTGACCAGAaactgattttccatttctagcctacaatacgtagcctagtgtacaatgcttatttattttgaagatgacgaaggaagcaacagtagcactagtgctgcaagtgctcctgctttgaacaagagagggtcgacagttcagcttttgagtcagagcaggaaccttcaggtaaagtttaagctataagcaaaaataaacatgctggctatactcttagaaaaatatgtgcctttatgatttataaggtcatcagtagtaggactgtgatcattgggacatacaattgatggctgcataattaatatagattattgaaagtgcttatttcatattgcagagaaactcaaatGTGTAGAgtgagagagggggattaagggaaagatgatagagacagtgaatgccttgatacttcttgatacttcatttgattattttgcccgtccacagtctaaggattatgatttattttttaagtataacccaattcaaacaactgaaagagccaaagagtttagcagtctggtggacacatgaattgggtggtgactgcagcaacagatgtggcctggggtggagtcaaattcccggcctgatttactgtcccagtccgccacttaGTGAGGGTCAATAAAAAGGTCATATATATATGACATTAGATAAACACGCTCTGTTCCAAAAGCACTTAAAATGTTATCTAAATTTATTAGGAATTCaaaatagacatttgaaatcacagCATATTCTATGAGATATTGATAGCTTAATAAAATCTATTAAGAAATTTGCCTAAATCTGAATGTGACaaaagtagtatatatatatatatatgcaaatttttttagataggaattttgggttttcatgagctgtatgccaaaatcatcagtattaaaacaataaaaacctgaaatatttcagttggtgtgcaatgaatctaaaatatatgaaagtttaatttttatcattacattatggaaaataatgaactttatcacaatatgctaattttttgagaaggacctgtctatatatatatatatacacacacaatcatggccaaaagttttgagaattacataaatattggaaattggaaaagttgctgcttaagtttttataatagcaattttatgaagagtgatcagatgaattgcatagtctttctttgccatgaaaaattaagttaatcccaaaaaaacctttccactgcatttcattgctgtcattaaaggacctgctgagatcatttcagtaatcgtcttgttaactcaggtgagaatgttgacgagcacaaggctggagatcattatgtcaggctgattgggttagaatggcagacttgacatgttaaaaggagggtgatgcttgaaatcattgttcttccattgttaaccatggtgacctgcaaagaaacccgtgcagccatcattgcgttgcataaaaatggcttcacaggcaaggatattgtggctactaagattgcacctaaatcaacaatttataggatgatcAAGAACTTCAAgcaaagaggttcaattcttgtaaagaaggcttcagggcgtccaagaaagtccagcaagcgccaggatcgtctcctaaagaggattcagctgcggggtcGGAGTGCCACcactgcagagcttgctcaggaatggcagcagacaggtgtgagcgcatctacacgcacagtgaggcgaagacttttggaagatggcctggtgtcaagaagggcagcaaagaagccacttcagattgatcttctgcagaaagtatagtgaatggactgctgaggactggggcaaaatcATGTTCTCTGataaagcccctttccgattgtttggggcatctggaaaaaggcttgtccggagaagaaaaggtgagcgctaccatcagtcctgtgtcatgccaacagtaaagcatcctgacaccattcatgtgtggggttgcttctgaTCCAGgggagtgggctcgctcacaattctgcccaaaaacacagccatgaataaagaatggtaccaaaacaccctccaacagcaacttcttccaacaatccaacaacagtttggtgaagaacaatgcattttccagcacgatggagcaccgtgccataaggcaaaagtgagaactaagtggctcggggaccagaatgttgaaattttgggtccatggccttgaaactccccagatcttaatcccattgagaacttgtggtcaatcctcaagaggcgggtggacaaacaaaaacccactaattctgacaaactccaagaagtgattatgaaagaatgggttgctatcagtcaggatttggcccagaagttgattgagagcatgcccagttgaattgcagaggtcctgaaaaagaagggccaacactgcaaatactgactctttgcataaatgtcatgtaattgtcgataaaagcctttgaaacgtatgaagtgcttgtaattatatttcagtacatcacagaaacaactgaaacaaagatctaaaagcagtttagcagcaaactttttgaaaactaatatttatgtaattctcaaaacatttggccacaactgtatatatatattatattatattatatattatattatatatattttagtccATTTAAGGTGTCCAACTATGTCATCCAGATGCATTTCTAAGAAGCCAGGAGGACTAAGCTAAaataacatttcctgtctcacaCATGtcttgcacatacacacacattaaatagATTTCCTGTTATCTCAGCTCATTGAAAACTCAAGCATACTGAAGCAAACTGAAGCACTCAGAGACAGTCTAAACAACACCCTTTAGTACAGTGAAGCAaatgatactaataataatatgaatatttcaGATAGAAATAACATTTTCTCCACACTAATAAACTGCTATATAAAGGTTACCgatatatttttattctttatagcACTTCAAGTTATTTGAAGCAATGAGATGCAAGATACAGATATAGATGCACTGTAAATATTTAACAGAAAACTCTCAATTTGCATAAAACAGCATGTTCCTTTTATTGGTCACATAAAGGTTCAGTAAGTTTCGCTGGCTATAGTGGTAACAAGAAGCTAATCAGTACACTGAAAAGACTACGTCTATATATTGCACAGTGTTTTTCAAcagattttaagttttaaaagagACATTCGTAAACAAGGCAGAGGAAAAGCAGGCATAAAGTGtttttatgaaaattaatattatataacctTTGAACATGTCAGCATCAGAACCCTCACAACCCACTCAGTTGCAGTGGCGTGCACAGacctctggagggtcagcggcgAAATGGCTTTACAAGGGCACAACCGCAGACTGGGGATGGTGGGGGGTGATGGGTAGGGTGTATTGGTTTGTTCGGGTGGGCGTTATAGcaataatatcttttttttttgtttttttttaatatcatgattttttcatgattctttgtcaAGCTGTTTGAGCAGTACAGCCAAACTGATTTCCCTATAATAAATACAAAGCTTGTTACTTTaggtaacaaaatattaaaaagtatggCGGATATTTAGGCCAAAATGGGAGAAGATaaaaaat includes these proteins:
- the LOC132106866 gene encoding 26S proteasome regulatory subunit 6A-B — its product is MSSLNDKSVWDEVEDGIGEEVLKMSTEEIVQRTRLLDSEIKIMKSEVLRVTHELQAMKDKIKENTEKIKVNKTLPYLVSNVIELLDVDPNDQEEDGANIDLDSQRKGKCAVIKTSTRQTYFLPVIGLVDAEKLKPGDLVGVNKDSYLILETLPTEYDSRVKAMEVDERPTEQYSDIGGLDKQIQELVEAIVLPMNHKEKFENLGIQPPKGVLMYGPPGTGKTLLARACAAQTKATFLKLAGPQLVQMFIGDGAKLVRDAFALAKEKAPSIIFIDELDAIGTKRFDSEKAGDREVQRTMLELLNQLDGFQPNMQVKVIAATNRVDILDPALLRSGRLDRKIEFPMPNEEARARIMQIHSRKMNVCPDVNYEELARCTDDFNGAQCKAVCVEAGMIALRRGATELNHEDYMEGILEVQAKKKANLQYYA